In the Candidatus Kryptobacter tengchongensis genome, one interval contains:
- a CDS encoding Transposase IS200 like, which yields MPDHLHLVLEGNSEEADLWKAIVYFKQKTGYWLSRNGWDAKWQKDFYDHILRKDEDLKKHIRYILENPVRKGLTNDWMNYEFKGSIDYDLSDIL from the coding sequence ATGCCTGATCATTTGCATTTAGTTTTAGAAGGAAATTCAGAGGAAGCAGATTTATGGAAAGCAATAGTTTATTTTAAACAGAAAACAGGATATTGGTTATCAAGAAATGGTTGGGATGCAAAGTGGCAAAAGGATTTTTACGACCATATTTTAAGAAAGGATGAAGATTTGAAAAAACATATACGATATATTCTGGAAAATCCAGTAAGGAAAGGATTGACAAATGATTGGATGAATTATGAATTTAAGGGTTCAATTGATTATGATTTGTCGGATATTCTTTAA